The Ornithorhynchus anatinus isolate Pmale09 chromosome 16, mOrnAna1.pri.v4, whole genome shotgun sequence genome contains the following window.
ctcCGCGCTGCTCCCTGGAGGTCCTCCCTCGGGGGAGACGGCTCAggggtcagagatcaggggtcaGGAGGGTTTGGGGCGGGCAGGGGACCCCGGGACCTGGGTCCCTCCCGCCCACCTCGTCCTGCCGCCCCTGTTGCTCCTggagaagaaaatagaaaatcaACGAGCGGGCTAGTGGTTATatgcgctcactttgtgccgagcgctggaataggtacaatctaatctgtggtatttatggagcattcacggtgtgcagggcactgtactgagcgcttgggagagtccactaccgTAGTCAACAGAGCTaggagacaccttctctgcccccaaggagctgacgCATGAgagatcattccctgcccacagtcgagtaggagagaaaacaggcattgaatccccattttgtaggtaaggggcttgaggcccagggaagtgacttgcccaaggtcacacagcaggcaagaggcggagccgggattagaacacagggccttctgactcccagacccaggtgcttcccactaggccacgcggcttctagcGTTCATCCCATTAGGCCTCAGCTCCACCTTCCTGATTGGTATGTGTCCTCTCaaaactccttaataataataattatcagtagaattattattatttatatgatcGTTGTGGTacttgagcttcttgtgggcagggaacatgtctacccactgaagggtgctctcccaagcgcttagtatagggctctgcacacaacaattgctcaataaatacggctctCGGATTGACTGCTTACAGTCAGATCAGAGCTTCTGGGGCAGTAAAAAAATTGCACTCTGCCCCTACCAAAGACCCaggctggtgtagtggatagagcatgggcctggaagttagaaggtcatgggttctaattccggctccactgcttgtctgccgtgtgacctggggcaagtcatttcactttcctgggcctcagttccctcatctggaaaatggggattgagactgtgagccccacatgggacagggactgtgtccaacccgatttgcttgtatccaccctagcgcttagttcagtgcctggcacgtagtaagcacttaaaacaaatgccattattattattattcataaacaaAAGCCAACCCAAACCCCCCAACTCCAGTATCTAAACAGGCCTCTGCCTTAGCCTACTGAGAGCCTGAAAGCACCGTAGACAATGTACCGCAGATTTTTTATgactctgatcaatcaatcaatcccatttacttaagcgcttaccatgtgcagagcactggactgaagcacttggaagagttcagtgcaacagagtcagtagataagtgccctgtccacaaagagctctaGACACTTgttcattccctggccacagggtaTCCGCAGACTAGAAAAACCACATGGAAAAGATGAAACTGAGCAGGCTATCGACTCCGGCACCTCCCCCTACTAAGTTCTTCTTAAAGACTTTTGTCCGTCTTCTGGACGTCTCGTCTGTTGTCTTGGGTTACCTGCGCAGAGTGATACCCTCGCGGGCCACTCTTTCTCGTAACCGAAGGTTACGTTGCAGTGTACCGTTGTCCTTTTTATCACAGAAAGCATATTgcagtttatttttcattttccccttctccccctcttctccccccccccctttttttccactttttggCTAGAGCAATTGACCCAAGTTATATTTTGATGTAATtgtggttttattgagcacctactgagttcaGTGcctaatactaagtgcttgggaaaggcctGCATGTTCCTCGTCTGCAAGAAGCTTCCACTTTACTTCTACTAagttcagtctccccctctagactgtaagctcattgtgggcagggaatgtgtctgtttactgtggcaATGTATGCTCCCCAGAGCTtacttcaatgctctgcacacagtaagcactcaacaagtacaacTAGCTTAGGAGACATATCTTCACCTCTGGTAATGTAATAAATCATCTTCATTGAAACCAAGAGGCTCTGCACATTTTTCTCCACTTTTTAGCTATCGTTGCTAAACCGATATTatttctggttctcctctgacCCTAGGattgggctgggcctgggcccaTACTCCTATGTTGCCTTTGTGTTTTGCGTCTCATTGTGGAAACCCTCTTTCTTGTGgggtttctgtaaaatggggattgagggtgagctccatgggacagggactgtttccaacctgatgaacttgtaactaccccagtgcttagtacagcgcttggcacatagtaagcactaaacacatataatagtaatcattattattggtgtcagctccttgtgagcaaggaatgggtCCCTTCTTAGTTTTTacttctcaagtggttagtacaatccTAGGGTCAGaggatgtgctctgcacacagtaagctctagattcaatatgattgaattgaatggataaataaaaATGACTACTTCTGTTGGGTGGTGaacgccccgctccggtctgttcttcactccgctgcccggctcatcttcccgcagaaacgatctgggcatgtcactccccttcttaaacaactccagtggttgcctatcgacctccgctccaaacagaaactcctcactctaggcttcgaggctctccatcaccttgccccttcctacctctcctcccttctctctttctaccgcccaccccgcacgctccgctcctccgccgcccacctcctcaccgtccctcagtctcgcccatcccgccgtcgacccccgggtcacgtcctcccgcggtcccggaacgccctccctcctcacctccgccaaactgattctctttccctcttcaaaaccctacttaaaaatcacctcctccaagaggcgttcccagactgagctcctcttccccctctactccctctgccatcccccctttacctctccgcagctaaagcctcattttccccttttccctctgctcctccacctctcccttcccatccccacagcaccgtactcgtccgctcaactgtatatattttcgttaccctatttattttgttaatgaattgtacatcgccttgattctatttagttgccattgtttttatgagatgttcttcccctcgacgctgtttagtgccattgttctcgtctgtccgtctcccctgattagaccgtaagcccgtcaaacggcagggaccgtctctatctgttgccgacttgttcatcccaagtgcttagtacagtgctctgcacatagtaagcgctcaataaatactattgaatgaatgaatgaaccttactTCAGCCATGGAGGCTCCAAAATTCTCCTCTTTGAGCCCAGTGCTCTGGTTGGCAAATcagttgagcacctgctgtgtgcagagccctgtactaaaggctagggagagtacataaGAACGGAGGTCGTGGATCCGATTCCCACCCTCGGGGAGCTTCCAGCACAGCGAAGGTGATTGTAAATATTATAGCGATTGTGTCATCCCTAGagatgtaagctccttacaggcagggaacgtgtctgctaattctgttgtcctctcccaagtgcttagtgcagtgatttgcacatagtaaatgctcattaaggaccattgatggattgatgtgatttttttttttctgattgtactgtttcatctttccttatgtggcAGTTCCCAGCCACCTTCACCCCCTTAGTCTTCATTTTTTGTGATCCCCTTGGGGACCTGAGGGTGTGTATATAATAGAGAAGCATCAGGGCtgattggaaagagcagagggcttgagcctgttgttgggcaaggattgtccctatctgttgctgaattgtacattccaagcgcttagtacagtgctgtgcacaaagtaagctcacaataaatatgattgaatgaatcaaggccCCGGCTCACTTTCCTGCAGTGTGAGACATTGAGCAAGATGCTTATCCTTTCTGGGATtctgttgccttatctgtaaaatgggtatgaagttCGCCCCTGCTCTCGCCCTCTCTTagctgggacagggatgggttcTGAGCTTatcttgtgaagcagcatgacctagtggaaagaaccccgggcctgagagtctggggacctggttgtaatcttgcctccaccacttgccggctgtgtgaccatagagtcacctcacttctctgggcctcagttacctcatctgtaaaatggagattgatggtgagccccatgcgggacagaggctGGAAGCAATCCGACAATCTTGTATGTACCTGGCCcttaatgtagtgcctggcacatagtaaacgcttaacaaatacctatttttttttttttttaagagcatggatctgggtccTTATCCTGGCCtgttgtggggccttgggcaagtcacttctctgtgcctcagggtacttaactgcaaaatggggattcaatatctgttctccctcctatttgcctgtgagccccattgtagtTCATGGACTATGCCCCTCTTGTTgaacttagtgcttagaacagtgcttgacacatagtaagcacttaaataacacttaaaaaaaaccccaacatttcatttctctgggcctcagtttcctcttctgtaaaatggggattaaattctactcccacttaaaccgtgagccccatgtgggatgggaactgcgtccaacctgattctccccctcctagactgtgagcccgttgttgggtagggactgtctctatctgttgccgaattgtactttccaagtgcttagtccagtgctctgcacacagaaagcgctccgtaaatacgattgaataaaggaatgattaacctatatccaccccggcacttaatacagtgccagacacatagtaaaagtttcATAAGTGCCATAATTGTTGATCATTATTgcatcttagtacagagcttgagcCAGAAGGAGGATTTAGGAAATAGCGTGGTTATTCAGTGGATTCCGGTCTTGTACCGGGCTGGGTAGGGAAGCCGGTTTGGTCAGTGCAGCCTTAACCGACCGGTCTGGCTCCTGTTACCCCAGCACAGTAACTGGGCCTTGTGTAGCACGGGCCAGAGGGCCCCACTGGAGTTGgactgagccccactggggaaacgaatcaatcagtggtacttactgagtgcttactttgtgtagagcactgtgctgaccttctcactcttCCTTGATTTCGTCtaactcgccgccgacccctcacccacgtcctgcctctggcctgtagcaccctccctcctcaaatctgacagataatgactctccccagcttccaaagccttactgaaggcccatctcctccaagaggccttccctgacttagccctcctttcctcttctcccactccctttattcatccccctcctcaatcccaaagcacttatgtccatatctgtcaattttaattatattaatgtctgtgtccccccccccccccagacaggacagtaagctcattgtgggcagggaatgtgtctacttattgtcatattgtactttcctaagcgcttagtacagtgcctggcacatagtaagtgcttaacaaataccatttaaacaaaaaaacaaagtgcttaatacagtgctctgcacccagtaagcattcaagaaatactttgattccctgtgccttagttttctcctatgcaaaatggggattaaataccagttcttgtTCCTCAGCCtgaggctgtgggactgggactctgaccaacccagttatcttgtatcttcctccaccttttagtataatgtttggcacatattaagacttaacaaataccacaattattagtattacaatcGTTTTGAATTCCCTGAGTTCTCTTGCTTCTAAGTGCAATCTTCTTTATACTTATTTGTCTGTGTCTTCTATCTCCTTGACCTCCAGGTGGTTGACACCCCTTCTTTAAGCTGGGCCACCAGAATTAAAGGCTTCATCGCGTGTTTTGCCATCGGCATTCTGTTCTCTGTGTTGGTAAGGTCCTTGGTTTCTAGCTGGATGGTTTGCTACTTTAGTCGCTGGGTGATTTCACACCGTTGCTGCCCAGGAAGCTGCtgagatttgggggaggggaccagggcaggggagagggaggttttgggggttgacgttattttattttttttcctgcctctggtcATCCAGGGAACCTTTTTGCTGTGGGTGCCTTCCAAAGGCCTGACCCTCTTTGCCGTCTTCTACACGTTTGGGAACATCGCGTCGCTAGGAAGGTAACCCGATGGGCATTGGCAGGGAGGGTGTCGCTTCTCGGCCTTGTTTTTTTCATCGCTCCTGAGGAGGCCAGGCTGGCGGGGCCCTGCTGAGGAAACTCTGGGAACAACCGGTCCATAGGTGCCCTTTCCATAGGGGCCCATAGCTGTCAGCTGATTGCACAGACTCACCCCAAGCATCTAATGAGGCAGGAGAGCTTTCAGTCAGGGCTGACAAGGGCCCGAAATGGCACCTCTCAGGCCTGTTGGGTCTTCAAAGCCCTGCCGGTCCCTGCCCTGACGCTCGAGGGGAAGATGGCTCCTTTGTCTAGCTTTTTCCCAGAGTTGCCTGGCTGGgcacaggcaggagggaggctggggttaGGTGAGCTGGGGTCGGTTGATGGAAGTCTCCCGGCCGCCGGCGAGGGGTCGGGGGAAGCCGAGTCTCCCCCAGAGTCCGGAGGGGAGACgttgggggcggggctcgggAAGGCGCCCGGCGGTCGGGGTCGGGTTGCGTGGCGTTGCTTGGCGGCCGTGTTGTCTCGGTCTCGAGCGGCTGGGGTGCCCTGCTGCTACCTGTTCCAGCACGCTCTTCCTCATGGGACCCATGAAGCAGCTGAAGAGAATGTTTGAGATGACGCGTTTGATCGCCACCATTGTGATGTTGGTAAGTGCcgcccgcctgcctgcctgcctggatTTGACTTCCCCTGTGAGGGGTTGGGAGTCTGTGCGGCCTCTCGGGATTCTGGAAGTGGGGGCCGCGGTGTagaaaatcaaaaccaaaaaaacacgtGTACCCACACTGCACAAGCtgcatggtctaatgggtagagcccgggcctgggtgtcagaggttcgtgagttctaatcccagctttgccacttgtctgctgtgtgacctcgggcaagtcacttcacatcactgtgcctcagttgcctcatttgtaaaatggggatttaaattgtgagccctttgcgggacagggactgtgtccaacctgattagtttgtgtctaccccagtgcttaggacagtgccagccaacagtaagcacttaacaaattcattagAAAAACACCCCTAAAAACACCCACTactttgttctttccattaggccgtggtgATCCAAACAATAACCTGAGTTTTAAaagtggctctgccagttgcttgctgtgtgactttgggcaagtctcaactccGTGCCTATTTCCTGTAATCCATCCCCCTTATTAAGAATTTTCCCCCAAGCCTAAGCaagcctccccttcctttcctcccatcaTCTGCTGGGTCACATCCCTCTCCcctgggttcttgaggagtggtagaCATGGATTGACCTTTTTTTTGATAGattatccaagcagcagagtgaagtatggcctggaatggagagagacaggaagcagggaggtcagtgaggaatttgatgcagtagtcaaggcaagataggataagcaGTAGCGATTTGGGTGGATATTTAGTGAAGTTGCAAAggcaaaactgacaggatttggtgacagattgagtgtgtgggttgaatgagagagatgagtcgagaatgcctaggttacaggcttgtgagacaggaaagataatGACATTATTAAAACTTGCTcttgttattattctctttatttttgtcTAGTTGTGCCTCGTGCTCACCCTGTGCTCTGCATTCTGGGTAAGTGGATTTGGGTTTGCCCATCCAATATCTCTGGCTACTAGCCCCACTCCTGAAtttaatagtctttattgagggtCCGCTGGATGCCGTGTACTGTCCTAAGCTTCTTGGGACATATAAAACGAGAAAGGGATACACTGAACAGCCGTGACTtggtttctttatttttttcagtGGAAGAACAAGGGCCTTGCCGTCATCTTCTGCATTTTGCAGTCTTTGGCCTTGACGTGGTAAGTACTAGTTTGGCAAATCATAGTCGTGGGGCTGTCAGAGACCACCGTGGGAAAAACCCCGGGGGTTCCCACAGGTGGTGAGGAAGGTATGGGAGGGAACCCTAGATTGTATCAGGGCACCTGCACCCCATTGGGCTCCTAAATTTGTGCCCTGGGATTATTGTTTTAatggcagcgtggtgtagtggaaagagcacaggattggatgTCAgatctaggttctattcccagctctgccccgacctagctgtgtggccttggccaatttatgtaacctctttgggcctcagcgccttcatctaaaaaatggggataagattcctgttctctcccctacttaactCTGGTGCACAGACTGTTTCCGATCTGTTAATCTTGCatgcaccccagctcttagtatgttGATGggaacagagtaagagcttagcaaatgtgattattattattcttccctatCCTCGAGGAACTTAAAAATGAACGGGTCAGACGTAGTCGGGGGATGGGAACGAGGCCATAACAGGAAATTGCAAAGGTGTGTGAGGATGACAGCTGAATAAGAAATTCATTATTCAATTGAATACCTGACAAAATTTGGGTCGAAGAGGGCTGTTGGTTTTCTTGGGGTACCACTCCGTCGGAGGACTGCTGTCGGTGGTCTCTGAGGATGCTCTGACTGCTGGAAAGATGGGCAGCCGATTGATTTGCGTGTCTCCTTGTCTTCCTTTTAGGTACAGTCTTTCCTACATTCCGTTTGCCAGGTAAGTTCTGGGGGTGTGTCTGTCTTCCTGCCCACATTGCTGTCGGAGAAGCATTGTGGAACCATTGCCTTTAAATGCTGAAGAGGCAGGCTTGAAAGCCCTGGAAAGGCGGAGATagcatcctctttttttttttatggcattagttaagcacttagtagttgtcaagcactgttctaagagaagtgtgccttagtggaaagagcaaaggattgggagtcagaagtcatgggttctattactgctttgccacttatcagctgtgtgactgggcaagtcacttaacttctctgtgcctaagttacctcatctgtaaaatggggattaagaccgtgagccccacatgtgacaacctgattatattgtatctaccccagcgcttagaacagtgcttggcacatagtaagcgcttaacaaataccatcatcatcatcatcattattattatcattattacaggataggtcagacacagtccctgtcccgcatgggactcaccgtctaagtaggagggagaacaggtatttaatccctattttacagttgaggaaactaaggcctagagataTAAAGTGTCAGgcccaaggttcacacagcaagcaggtggcggagccggaattagaatcgggttctctgactaccaggcccgggctctttccactagacaatgctgcttcaatcagttgtatttattgagcgcttactgggtgcagaacactgtactaagcgctggggagaggacattgCAGAAATAAAACagatatttcttgcccacagcaagcttacagactagagctgcttctcttctgtgtggGCCTGGGCACCAAGTGTCCCCCTAAACCCAACAGCCCTCAGCTCCACCGCAATGGCCACTGCCCAGAATGGGCACCGCAAAGCAGGAAATGGTTCAGTCGTCctccccgtccttccctccccgtggaggagccgggacggtTGCTCTCAACATTTCCCTCTTCTAGGCCACTGGTTCTTCCTGTTCTCACTGGTCTCTTCTCCCTTCGGTAATTCGCCTCAGGCTCTGGGTCCTTTGCCGTTAGGATGTGGTCGCGATGGTTAGCGAGGGCCGGGCCAGATGGGGAAGGGGCAAGTTTGAGGACGCGAACCTCAGCCTTTGGGCCCGGGCACTGGTTGGCACGGGGCCCACGGGTGGCTGGGGACCTGGAGGAACTGGGCTAATGTGGCAGGAGCCCCAAGCTGAAACTCCCACCCGAGGGAGTGGACAGAACCTCTTGCATTTGAATGGTGCCATCTGCCCTGGGGcgagagggtgggggaaaaaaacagctgAGGCGTCCCAAATCTGCCCTGCACCCCAAATCACTGTGGGCTCCAAAGATGACCTTTTACCTCTCCCTGGGCCCCATGGGGGTATGAACCCACCCTCAGGGCTGCAGGCAGGCAGCAGCCCTGCCTGACCAGAGAACGTGAAACACTACAGGAAGCAGGGGGAATTTAAAGAGTCGATGGCTGAGAACAGACAGCTGTGACACCTGCACCCATGGCTCAAGAGGCCGGGCAGGAGTTAGCGGCCTGGCCGCAGTGTGGTGAAGCAGAGAATCCCTATCTCCCGGCCCCCAGTGTTGGATCGATGTGGGACCGTCATCCCTGGGGTGTAAACGTCCCATGTGTAGAagagggatgggagtgggaaacGGGCTCATCCCAGAGAGCGAGGTTTGCTCTTGCCACCTAGTTAATCGgtcagctgtatttatcgagcgcttcctttgtgcaaagcactgtactaagcatttgggagcatgtactacaacagagctggtagacactttctcccATTCCTCACGTTCCCACTCTTGTGCTCTCTCCCCAGGGATGCGGTGAAGAAGTGCTTCGCTGTGTGCCTGGCGTAAGCTGCATGTGTACATTCccacttctgcttctcccccGACCAGTGCCTTCCGGCATCTGCTTTGGGCCGACCCCGAGGGGTCCGGATAGCAAGACATCTCCCATGCCCCGGCGGGAGCCTCTCTCAGAAGAATGACTGAAAATGAGTCTCGCTCCCTGGCTTGGGCCTCGCTGGATTTCTAGGAATTAAGAGGTCTCCCAAAGGGGGTTGATGCCCAGCTATTTCCCTACCTGACCTCGGGGACAACCTCTCCCAGCAGCCAGAGAGCTACCTGGGTCCTTCCCCCCCTCGCACCCCCCGTGGGCTGGTCACCCTGGCCTAGCTGCTGTTTCAGAGAGGCCGGGGCCATCCTCGCcgtgggaggctgggagaggaaggcGGCTTCTGATTAGGGTTCGGATGTTTAGCTCTCCCTGCGTCCACTTTCCCCTTGTGAGTCCTGACTTAGAACGCTGATCTCTGGCCACCTCTCCTGCTTCCCGGTACCCGTTTTTCCCGtggttctcttccctcctttatcCCAAACCGGGGTACAAGCTGGTCTGAGATGAAGCGACAAGGGGCTGAAGCTGAAAGGCAGAGGCCACCGGGGTGGCCTTtcttgccccccagccccctgcgtCCATCCCCCTAGCTGCACTTTGAGGTCACTctgccccctgctcttcctccctctcggaGTGGATCCAAACGGAGACGGCGTAAGCCGTCATCccgacctctctctctcctcgtgGGAAATTTCCACCTGCCAGCCTAAgtttctccctccatttctcctcccgTGGGTCCAACCGTAAAATGGCTATAGAATGTAAACGTGGTGTGCGTGGAGCACCGAcggtgagctaagcactggggcagacggcTGGAACGGATGCAGGAATGCAAGCCGGACCCAGCCCACTCCTCACGGGGCTCCCAGAGTGTCCTCttgaccccttttcctcagccacGGAGGAGGGAGGCGTGACTTCCCTCCTTCACATAAGGACTGCCCTTTCttgtttccttctcccctccaaaaTCAAAACACCAGGCTAACTTGGGCTAGTTGTCTCTGGCAGCCTTGTGGTTCAACTGGTCCAGGGAGTGAAGTGCCTTTTTTCCAACCAGCCCAGAATGCTGCATGTGTGTGCAGGcagctctctctgcagtctcccctccccacggcctcTCAGAATCCCCCCCACAGCAGAGAGACCTGCGGAGGCAGCTTTTCCCTCTGACCTGAGAAATGGAGCCCTGTGTTCTGCTGCCCGGAGCCGTCTGAAGGCAGCTGGTGAATTTCGGGCGGGCCCTTAAACCACAGCTGGATCCCGGGGTTCCAGACAGGGAAGCagttgaagaaggagagggaaggggctcaggaggaagggcagagtaTTTCCcagactgaggagggagggttataGTGGAGGAGAAGTAGTCCTGCCCTGCCCCTACCCTCTGACCTGGTGGACCGCTCTCCCCCGCCTGATTTCAGTTTCCGACAACCCACCCAACCTCTTTCGGCTACGAGCCTGACATCCCAGGGATTTCATCCCAACAGAAACGGaaaagaattaaagtgacttatttttttttaagctgtgGGGAAAAactggagacttttttttttttaaacaataaatGTCACCAGCTGGGCTACTCAAAAGAGTAGACAAAATATCTCGGACCAAGATGGGCTCCACCGGCCGGGGGCCCTCACAAACGGGGTTTCAGGATCCAGGGTGAGGGTGGATCAGATTCCCTGTTTGATGCTGCATGGGAAGAAGAGTTAAGCACAACATCCCTGGGCCTCTTGCACATGGACTTGGGGGCTGCCTCATTCGAGCAAAGTTTTCAACTCTGGTTTTCCCCTTGATGTTGCAGTCTGCATCCATCATATGCttgggagatatatatatatatatatatatatatatacacatatattttccCCCATAGCTGTGGGGCTACATGGCTGCATCTCGGGGAACAACATGTCCCAgtgaaagcacagacctgggagccagaggacctgagttctaatcctggctccaccactcacctgctgtgtgaccttgggcaagtcactttgcttctctgtgccttggttttctcaactgaaaaatggggattcagtactgttccctcctaattagactgtgagccccatgtgggatggactgaGTATGGCccgataaacttgcatctaccccagtgcttagaacagtgctgggcagatagtaagcacttaacaaataccatttaaaaaaaaaagagcctgacttttccatcactggtcGTGGGTGGATTCTGACCGCGGAGGTAGAAGAGGCACCTCTTGAC
Protein-coding sequences here:
- the SFT2D2 gene encoding vesicle transport protein SFT2B, yielding MDKLKKVLSGQDSEDRGGLAEVVDTPSLSWATRIKGFIACFAIGILFSVLGTFLLWVPSKGLTLFAVFYTFGNIASLGSTLFLMGPMKQLKRMFEMTRLIATIVMLLCLVLTLCSAFWWKNKGLAVIFCILQSLALTWYSLSYIPFARDAVKKCFAVCLA